ACCTATCGACCCCATCCACCAGGTCACCTTCATTCTGGGCGGATACACCAAGAATGACCCTGAAAATCCCTTTCGCATGTACCTGCTGTGGACCAAGCGAAAACTGCCTCTGCTGGACAGCGACGAGATAGGAACCAGTTTCAGCGTGCCGCGTATTATCAAGCTCGAGCACCGCCTGCACCAGATCGTCCAGCAAAGTGGTGAGTTGGACCGCGTGATTACGGTCGTTCGCAAGGAGATGGAACGGTTGGCCGAAATCGACGATGAGGTGTCCGAACCGCTATCATACGCTTACATCACCGAAGACGGTTTCAAACAGCTTTAAACTGAAAAAAGGTCTGTGCCCTATTGCTGGCCAGACCTTTTTTATCATGGCATGGTGCCCCCGGCAGGAATCGAACCTGCGGCCAACAGATTAGGAATCTGCTGCTCTATCCCCTGAGCTACGAGGGCATTGATATGGTCAGCGAGATATCATAGCAGCCGGCAATTTGAAAGAGGCAGCTTGCTCGGAACGCCGGACAAAATGGTTTCTTGGCCCCACCTGAGAGTCTCCGGATTCCGGTCAGGCTGTACTTGCGGCCGTCGGGGGCGCTTACTCGATGAAAAGCTTCTGGCCGGGGAAGATTTTGCTGTGAGCCGTCAAGCGGTTGATTTTTAAAAAGCGCTGCAAGGCCATATTGTGCTTTTGAGCGATAGTGAACGGGCTGTCACCGCTTTTGACATAATAGGTGGTCAACTGGCTGGCATCGGGCAAGGGTTCAGGTTTGTACCCGGGAATGTTGAGTTTTTGACCGATATAAAGATTGTTGGAGGTCAGGTTATTCAGGGCGACAATCTGTTTAACGGTAGTCTGGTACCGGTTGGCGATGTTCCACAGAGAATCCCCCTTGTGGACGTGGTGCACACCAGAAAAATCCTTCTTTGATAGTTGCTGTTGGGCGGCAACCGCCGCCACGCTTCCTCGGACGGGTATCTTGAGGCGCTTTCCGGCGCGAATAAAGTGCGAACTGCGCAGGTTATTGGCCCGCATGATGTTCGTTACACTGGTGCGGTAGCGTTTGGAGATGGTGCCGAGGGTTTCACCCCTTCGGACGCTGTGCCAAACAAATGCCCTTTGCGGCACGTTGCTCGTCGGCATGGTATCGAGCGCGGCCAGGAGTTTGTCAGCATGATCGGTAGGGACTCTGAGCGAGTAGGGCTCGGGCGGCAGGATGGAGTAGCGCAGTTCGGGGTTGAGCTCCTGTAGGTCGGCCAGCTCCGCGCCGATGGCTTGACCCACGTCTTTAAGGTGAACCTGGCGGTTGATTTCTACCTCTTCATACACAAGGGGGGGGTCGAAGGCAACCTGTTCCAGTCCATACTTTTCCGGATTCTTGACAATATGCAGTGTCGCGAAAAAGCGGGGCACATAACGGGCGGTTTCAAGGGGTAGTCGCTGGTACAAATCCCAGAAGTTGTCGAGATAATTGATATTTTGGGTTTGGATAACCTTCAGGACCCGCCCCTCGCCGCAATTGTAAGCAGCAAGCACCGTCGCCCAGTCGCCGAAAATATTGTGAAGTTCTTTCAAGTAAGCGATTGCCGCATCTGTTGATTTAATAAAATCAATACGTTCGTCTATATACTGGTCGCGCTTCAAACCGAATTTATAGCCAGTGGAAGGTATGAACTGCCAGAGCCCCAGCGCGCGCGCCTTGGAAAGGGCCTTCACCTTGAAATTGCTCTCGATCAGAGGCAACCATGAGAGTTCTTCCGGAAGGCCCGCTGCTTTCAGAGCTTGCAATATATAAGGACGGAATTTGCCTGAACGCTGATAGGCGCTTATAAAATATGGTTTTTCTCTGCCTGTGGTAAACGAGCGCAACTCCGCTTCGATGTGGCGGTTCATCTCCATCGGTATCTCGTCATGGTGACCATTGACGACGATGTTACGGGAGGCATAAATTTCAAGAATGCGTTTGGAAATCAGAAAACGAAGGTCCTCTTTTTGCTGGAGAAGCTTGGCTTCCTGTTTGGAATCGATCTCCAGGATCAGCGAATATGCCTTGTCCAAGGCCTCAAATGCGATATCGAGCTCTCCTTTTTGCCAGGCCGACTGACTGACCTCGCAAAAGTCCAGTGCTTCGTCCAGTCTGGCCTGCGCCTCCTTGTCGAGGACGGCGTTCTCTTTCATGTCCGCAAGGCATTCGGCATCATCAGGTGCGCATGCCTCGGCAGCCGTGTTGGTTGTGTCGGCACCGTCGATCGCTGGCGTCTCAATGGCATCACTGAGGGCGGCCACCTCATCGCTGGAGGATTCAGCTTCGGTTAATGGGGTTTGTTGTCCAGCGGCGGGTTCCTCGCCAAACCGGGAAACGTCGGATTGTTCGTTTTGAGCTCTCACCGACGGGTTAAGGCGATCAGTTGCTTGGCTGCGGCCTGAGAAGGGCATGCTGCTGCATCCCCATGATAGAGCGATAACCGTGATTGCCGAAAAAAGTATCAAGTTGCGTTTCAAGGCTTTTCCATCCCTGTTTTCAGGTTCGTGCACCTGGTTTGAATAATGAGCGGTTGAAAATGCGGGTCAGTGGTCGTATTTAATCGGTCTGAAACACATTATGCGCGTTTTTTGGCTGCACGATACCATATGTCTTGCTGTTTTTGTCAAGTAATTATCGACAAATAAACAAAGTTATAGAGCATATCGGCCCTGCGGCTGCGATCTTGAGTCCGAAAGTCATTTTTTTTACAAGGGTCGAAAATATCGATAGACGGAAGGGTGCGTAGTCACAAAATGTGTTAAACATAGAAAAAAAGAGTAAATAGGAGATAGTGAAACATTAACAAGAATAAATGAGAATATTTCTCATTTTTGATAAAAATATGGAAATTTATAGGTTTGTTTTTTACCCTCCATATGAGTAAAAGATGCATTTTTAGTTATCTCGACGCTATTAAAGGGCTTCGAGAGGATCTTTAATATGAATGATTGGTCAGATATTAGACGCCAGCGTAGCTCAGTCGGTAGAGCTACTGATTTGTAATCAGTGGGTCGGGGGTTCGAATCCCTCCGCTGGCTTCAGGATATGAATGCGGTGGGGTTCCCGAGCGGCCAAAGGGAACAGACTGTAAATCTGTCGGCGAAGCCTTCGGAGGTTCGAATCCTCCCCCCACCACCACTCACGCACGATTGCTATTTGTAGGAGATATCCGGTTTCGGAATCGTTTCTGACTACATGGCTTCCATCATACGCGATGTGCACATCATGGCGATTGGCAGATCTGCAGTGAATCGTATGAATGCGGGGGTTCTGAATAACATTGGGATATTATTAAGCGGGAGTAGCTCAGTTGGTAGAGCTTCAGCCTTCCAAGCTGAATGTCGCGAGTTCGAGCCTCGTCTCCCGCTCCAAGTTTTCTGAACGTCACGCGGCCTTCGATCAGAAAAATCCGAACAACAGCAACTCAGCCCACGTAGCTCAGTCGGTAGAGCGCTTCCTTGGTAAGGAAGAGGTCCATCGGTTCAATTCCGATCGTGGGCTCCATTATTGAAGATCAACGTGCCAATGGCGATGGGGTCAGCCAAACAACAGCGCCTGTAAGACGGCAACCCAATTTTAAATTCGAGAATGTTTGAACGACCATGGGAGGGACGAGATGGCGAAGGCAAAGTTTGAGAGAAAGAAGCCACATGTCAATGTAGGGACGATCGGCCATATTGATCATGGCAAGACGACGTTGACGGCAGCGATCACGAAGCACAACGGTTTGAAGGGTATGGCGGAGTTTGTGCCGTTTGACCAGATCGACAAGGCGCCGGAGGAAAAAGAGCGCGGGATAACGATCGCGACGGCGCACGTGGAGTATGAGACGGTGAACCGTCATTATGCGCATGTGGATTGTCCGGGTCATGCGGACTATATCAAGAACATGATCACGGGTGCGGCCCAGATGGACGGTGCGATATTGGTGGTGGCGGCCGATGACGGACCGATGCCGCAGACGCGGGAGCACATATTGCTGGCGCGTCAGGTGGGTGTGCCGCGCATTGTGGTATTTTTGAACAAGTGCGACATGGTCGATGATGAGGAGTTGATCGAGCTGGTGGAGCTGGAGCTGCGCGAGCTTTTGACCAAGTATGAGTTTCCTGGGGATGACACGCCGATTATTCGGGGCAGTGCGCTCAAGGCGTTGGAGAGTGATGATCCGGACAGTGCGGAGGCCAAGTGCATCTTTGAGTTGATGAATGCGATCGACACGTTCATTCCGGAGCCGAAGCGAGACATCGACAAGCCGTTTTTGATGCCGATCGAGGATGTGTTCAGCATCTCGGGTCGTGGCACGGTGGTGACGGGTCGTGTGGAGCGAGGGATCATCAAGGTGGGTGACAACGTGGAGATCGTAGGGATTCGTCCGACGATCAAGACGGTGTGCACGGGCGTGGAGATGTTCCGCAAGCTGTTGGACGAGGGTCAGGCTGGTGACAACATTGGTGTGTTGCTGCGCGGGACCAAGCGGGATGAAGTGGAGCGGGGCCAGGTGGTGGCGGTACCGGGCACGATTACGCCGCACACCAAGTTCAAGGCTGAGGCGTACATATTGAGCAAGGAAGAAGGCGGGCGGCACACGCCGTTTTTCAATGGGTATCGGCCGCAGTTTTATTTTCGGACGACGGATGTGACGGGGATATTGAATTTGCCCGAGGGCGTAGAGATGGTGATGCCTGGGGACAATGTGGCGATCACGGCCGAGTTGATTACGCCGATCGCGATGGAAAAAGAGTTGAGATTTGCCATCCGCGAAGGTGGACGTACGGTCGGCGCCGGCGTGGTGAGCGAGATTATCGAGTAAAGACCAAGGAGTCGACACGTGAGAGTGATTGTAACGTTGGCATGCGGCGAGTGCAAACGCCGAAACTATACCACGACGAAAAACAAGCGGACCACGCCAGACAAGCTGGAGTTCAGTAAGTATTGTCGATTTTGCCAGAAGCACACCCTTCATAAGGAAACGAAGTAGGATTCTGGTGCAGGAACGACGATACAACCCGTGCAGGCCAGTAGCTCTAATTGGTAGAGCATCGGACTCCAAATCCGGGTGTTGGGGGTTCGAATCCCTCCTGGCCTGCCAACTTTTTGCCGGAAGAGGCTATAAGGCTTCGCAGTGAATGGCCGGCTGTGCCGCAATAAAACTTCCTGATATCGGTTAGGGGTGGCATGGGACGCATACTCAAGAAAAAAGATCCAAGCAAAAAGAAGGCTCAGCGCTTGGAAAAGCAACAGGAGACAGCGGAAGGCGGTTCGGCTGAAGGCGCGTCAACTTCTAAAGCCGCTGTTGCTCAGAAAAAAGCTGCAACGCTTGTAAAGCAAAAGCCTGTTTCAAGTGAAAAGAATTTTTTCGAAAAAAGCATTCAATTTCTGCGTGAAGTAAAAATTGAGCTGAAGAAGGTAACCTGGCCATCCAGAAAGCAAACAATGGGATCGACCGTGGTGGTGATCATTCTGGTGATGGTCATCTCACTGTTCTTGGGCGTTGTTGACTTTGGATTGTCGAACCTGATTCGCGCAGTGCTCCCTTAAAAAAAGAAGGTGAATCGTGGCATTGCAGTGGTATATCGTCCATGTTTATTCAGGGTTCGAAAATAAGGTGAAGGCCTCCCTGGAAGAACGGATCGCTAGCTCGCCCCATCCCGATAAATTTGGTGAGGTTCTCGTGCCGACCGAAGAAATCGTGGAGCTGGTAAAAGGCAAGCGTCGGACATCCGCGCGCAAATTTTATCCGGGCTATCTGCTGGTTCGCATGGAATTGGACGATGAGACCTGGCACATTGTCAACGATACCGCCAAGGTGACGGGTTTCCTCGGCGGAAGGGACAAGCCGACTCCGCTGACCGATGAAGAGGCGGACCGTATATTGAATCGAATGGAAGCCGGCAAGCTCAAACCGCAACCCAAATACTTTTTCGAAACAGGAGATGAGGTTCGGGTGGTCGATGGGCCTTTCACAAATTTCAACGGTACAGTAGAGGAAGTCAACCAGGAGAAGGGCAAGATCAAGGTCCTGGTGAGCATATTCGGACGCTCCACGCCGGTTGAGCTGGAATTCGTCCAAGTCACCAAGCTTTAGCGCATGCCGGCGCCATCTCGCGCTCGGACAAATGATACCATGCGTACTATTTTTCGAACGGCTGGATTGTCGGGCCGAATCGCAATCATTAGGAGATAAGTAACAACCATGGCGAAAAAGGTAATGGCACAGATCAAGTTGCAAGTCGAGGCGGGAAAAGCCACACCCTCGCCCCCCATTGGGCCTGCGTTGGGACAGCATGGCGTCAATATTATGGATTTTTGCAAGGCATTCAATGCAAGGACGGCCAACGAAGCAGGCATGATTATACCTGTCGTGATCACCGTTTACCAGGATCGAACATTTACTTTCATCACAAAGACTCCGCCTGCGGCTGTATTGCTCAAAAAAGCCGCCAAAATCGCCAAAGGCGCAGCCGATCCGAAACGGGATCGCGTGGGAAAAGTGACCCGTGCCCAGGTTGAAGAGATTGCCAAACTTAAAATGCCTGACTTGAACACAAACGATTTGGATGCTGCCTGCCTGATCATCAGTGGAACGGCTCGAAGCATGGGGATCGAGGTCGTATAAACGCGGATCAAAGGCGGCCACTTTCACCGGCGCCAACTTGATGTCACAGGCTAAGGAGTGGGAAAAGAGAAAATGCCGAAACGGGGTAAAAAATACTTACAAGCAAAAAGCACGATCGATACGCAAAAGCGGTATGAATTTGCAGATGCCGTGGAGTCGGCGATAAAGGCGTCCTACGCTAAATTCGATGAAACCGTTGACGTTTCAGTGCGGCTGGGTGTCGATCCGCGGCATGCCGATCAAATGGTTCGCGGAACGGTCGTGTTGCCGCATGGTTTGGGCAAAGAGGTCAAGGTGTTGGTTTTTGCCAAGGGTGAAAAAGAGGCCGAGGCCAAAGAGGCTGGGGCTGATTTTGTCGGCAATGAAGATCTGATCGAGAAAATTCAAGGCGGTTGGTTTGGATTCGACAAGGCTGTCGCCACGCCGGACATGATGGGCGCGGTCGGCAAGATCGGCCGGGTTTTGGGGCCCCGTGGTTTGATGCCCAATGCGAAAACCGGTACCGTGACATTCGAAGTGGCAAAAGCTGTTCAGGAACTGAAGGCGGGCAAAATAGATTTCCGCGTCGAGAAAGCCGGAATCGTTCATGCCCCCATGGGCAAGGTGTCTTTCGGTACAGATAAGATCGTCCAGAACATTTCGGCCTTCTTGGAGACTATTGTACGACTTAAACCCTCATCCAGTAAGGGTACCTATCTCAAAGGAATTGCCATCTCAACCACCATGGGGCCTGGGATAAAGATTGACGCCGCAGTAGTGAAGGACTTGGTCAAGTAGATTGGCTCATTTGTTAACGGATCCATTTTAACAGAAAAATATAAAGCGCGATGGTCGGTTTTAGAAAGCCAAAGGAACGCATCATCCGGCATCCGCTTTTAATCACGCTGTCAAAGACCGTAGGTGCACGTCTGCCTTTGCATAGGAAAGACCGTGTCTAATTGGCGAAAGCCGGCCTACCGAGACAGGTTGCAGGGTATCGGTTTCAAATATCACTTGTGAGCACTCGAGGCCGATTCCGGAATATTGCACTTGTACGCGTTATATCCTCCGGTTTTTACAGCCATGGAAGGAGGTGTTAGGTAAACTTGAATATCGACGATAAAAAACAGTTTGTCCAAGAGCTGCAGGAACGACTCGGCAAAAGCAAGGTGGCCATCCTGACCGACTATAAAGGACTTGACGTGGGTGCGATGACCGAGCTGCGCAGTAAACTGCGCGAGGCCAACATTGAGTACCAGGTCATAAAGAACACCATGCTGCGTCTCGCCTCGGAAGGCACGGAAGTGGCGTTGATCAAAGACCAGTTCAAAGGTCCGAGCGCCATTGCGCTCAGCTATGATGATCCGGTCGCACCGGCAAAAATCCTGACCGAGTTCGCCAAGACCAATAACAAGTTTGAAATCAAATGTGGCGTTCTAAATGGATCGGTCATGGATCTGGCGGCGATAAAGGCGCTTTCGGCGCTTCCTTCGCGCGAAGAGTTGCTGGCAACAGTACTCTCGGCAATGATTGCCGTTCCCACTTCACTGGTCCGTGCCCTGAGCGATGTGCCGCGAAGAATGCTCAATGTGCTGCAAGCTATCAAGGAGCAGAAAGAACAACAGGCCGCCTGATCCATTTCGGCTTGCAATTCCCTTTTATAATTAAAATTTGCTGATGTACGTTCATCGCGAAAAGTCTGAATATCGGAGGAATAAACACAATGGCTGACGTAACGAAACAAGATGTTATCGATTTTATAGCAAACATGTCTGTATTGGAGCTCTCTGAACTCGTCAAAGAGCTTGAAGAGAAATTCGGTGTATCTGCTGCTGCACCGGTGGCCATGGTGGCTGCTGCCGGGCCTGCTGGTGATGCGGGTGCCGCGGCTGAAGAGAAGACAGAATTCGACGTTATTCTCACCACCGCCGGTGATAAAAAGATTGCAGTCATCAAAGAGGTTCGCGCGATTACCGGACTTGGGTTGAAAGAGGCCAAGGAACTCGTCGATTCTGCACCCAAAGCCGTGAAAGAAGGTATTGCCAAGGAAGAGGCCGAAAAAATCAAAGCCCAATTGGAAGAAGCCGGTGCTCAAGTCGAACTCAAGTAATTGGATGTGGTGATATCGTCATCAATTACGCTGAAAATAATAAAAGAATTATTGCAATGCGAAAATGGGGTGGAAAGGCCGTAAACCTTTTATCCCATTTTCGCGTTTCCTAAAGTCTTAGAAAAAAAGTGGAGAGACCATGGCAGCACGGCTATCGCTGGACAAGCGTATTCGTAAGAATTTCGGTAAGATCAAGAAGATTGTGGAAATTCCTGATCTTATTGGCATGCAAAAAGAATCCTATCGCCGTTTCCTGCAGCTCGATGTGCCTCCCGAACGGCGCGAGGACATCGGGCTTCAGGCGGTATTCAAATCGGTATTCCCAATCAAGGATTTTACCGGCAGCGCATCGTTGGAGTTTGTCTCCTATCGCTTTTCTGAGGCCAAACATAGTGAAGATGAGTGTATTCAACGCGGTATGACATATGAACTACCGGTCCGCATTACCGTGCGATTGGTGGTTTACGATGTCGACAAGGAAACAGGTCTGTCCAATATCCGTGATATCAAAGAGCAGGAGATCTATTTTGGCACCATCCCCCTGATGACCGACAAGGGGACATTCATCATCAATGGTACAGAACGCGTGGTCGTCAGCCAGCTGCATCGTTCGTCGGGTGTCTTTTTCGATCACGACAAAGGTAAAACGCACTCTAGTGGTAAAATTATTTACAGCGCACGGATTATCCCCGTACGCGGCTCCTGGATCGATTTGGAGATCGATCCCAAAGACATCGTTTACATTCGCATCGACCGCAGGCGTAAATTCCCCGTCACCACCCTGTTGAAGGCTTTTGGTTATACCACCGAAGACTTGTTGACTTATTTCTATGCCAACGAACGGGTCGTCATCGAAGGGCGGCGTGCGTTTAAAATATTCAGTGAAGAACAATTAAAAGGGCAACGGGCCAGCCGGGATGTCGTTGATCCGACCACCGGAGATGTTTTGGTCAAAAAGGGGCGAATGTTTACCCAGCGAGCGGTCAAGCAGATGAAAATGCTGAATATCGAACGCTTTCCAATTGCCCCGGAAGAGTTGATCGGAAAAGTCTTCGCGGTCACCATCGCCGATCCGAAAAGCGGTGATCTTTTGGTGCACTCCAACGAAGAGATCAACGACGAAAACTTGGCTTTGCTCAAAAACGCGGGGATAAACGAGTTTGACATCCTGCATACCGACGGCGTTTCCAGCAGCGATTCGATTCGCAAAACCTTGCTTCTGGACAAGGTATCGAGCAAGGAAGAAGCGCTGATCGAAATTTATCGTCTGATGCGTCCCGGTAACCCGGCGACGCCGGAAGTGGCCCAGGATTTCATGGACCACCTCTTCTTCAAATCCGCGTATTACGATCTATCCAGCGTCGGTCGTTTGAAAATCAATCTTCGCCTGGGAATTCAAGCGCCCGTTTATCTGCGGACACTGCGAAAAGAAGACATCTTGCTGACCACCAAGACCTTGATTGATCTGCGGGATACCCAAGGCGTGGTAGACGATATCGATCATTTGGGAAACCGTCGCGTGCGCGCAGTCGGCGAGCTTTTGGAAAATCAGTACCGCATCGGACTGGTCCGCATGGAACGGGCGATCAAGGAGCGCATGAGCCTGCAGGAAGTCGATGCCCTCATGCCGCATGATCTGATCAATCCAAAACCGGTTTCGGCCGTGGTCAAGGAGTTTTTCGGAACGAGTCAGCTGAGTCAGTTCATGGATCAGACCAACCCGCTTTCGGAGACGACCCACAAACGACGCTTGAGTGCATTGGGCCCCGGCGGCTTGACGCGCGAACGCGCCGGTTTCGAGGTCCGGGACGTTCATCCCTCCCATTACGGCAGAATCTGCCCCATTGAAACACCAGAAGGTCCGAATATCGGGTTGATCGTTTCTCTGAGCACCTATGCGCGGGTCAACGATTACGGTTTCATCGAGACCCCCTATCGCGTCGTCAAAGACAGCAAGGTCACCAAGAATGTCAATTTCCTCAGTGCGTTCGAGGAGAAAAAGCATCCCATCGCTCAAGCCAATGCGCCGATCGACGATCAGGGCGCTTATATCAATCCGCTCGTGACCTCAAGGGTCGCCGGTGAATTCATGATGGTGGAGCGTGAGCAGATCGAGCTGATGGATATTTCACCCAATCAACTGGTGAGTGTCTCGGCTTCGTTGATTCCTTTTCTTGAAAACGACGACGCCAACCGTGCGCTCATGGGATCGAACATGCAGCGGCAAGCCGTGCCTTTGATGATGAGCGAGGCGCCATTGGTGGGCACTGGCATCGAAGGGGTAGTGGCCAAAGACTCTGGAGTGACCATCGTGGCCGATCGTGACGGGGTGGTCGAGCAGGTAGACGCCTCCCGCATCGTCATCCGTCATGACGGAGAAAAGGGTCGGGACAAAAAACCGGTGACCATCTACAACCTGTCAAAGTTTATCCGTTCCAACCAAAACACCTGTTTCAATCACCGCCCCATCGTCAAGCAGGGACAGCGAGTGCATGCCGGTGATATCATTTCCGACGGTCCGGCCACGGACCACGGCGAACTGGCGCTCGGCAAAAACGTGACCGTGGCCTTCATGCCGTGGGGTGGGTATAACTTTGAAGACTCGATTCTGGTCTCCGAGCGACTGGTTCGGGACGGCGTTTACACTTCGATTCACATTGAGGAGTTCGAGGTGGTGGCGCGCGACACCAAGCTCGGCAAAGAAGAGATCACCCGCGATATCCCCAATGTGGGGGAAGAGGCCCTTCGAAATCTCGATGACAGTGGCATTATCCGTCTGGGGGCCGAAGTTGTTCAAGGAGATATCCTGGTCGGGAAAATCACGCCCAAAGGCGAGACCCAACTGTCTCCGGAAGAAAAATTGCTGCGCGCCATATTCGGAGAGAAGGCCGGTGATGTGAAGGATACCTCGTTGCGCGTGCCGCCGGGTGTCGAAGGTATCGTTATCGATGCCAAGGTTTTTGCCCGCCGCGGCACGGAAAAAGACGAGCGTACCCAGGAAATCGAGCTGAGTGAGATTACGGTGCTCGAGCGCAATCGGGACGACGAACTCAAAATCATCGAAGAGATCGTGCGAGAGCAAATCATAAGCGCCGCGGAAGGGAAGGTTTTGGCCGCCCCGCTGAAAAAGGGTAAAAAGGCATTGGCAGGCAAAGGGAGCCCCGTCACAGGCGAGCTGCTGATGGATATACCCGTCGCCCAGCTGGAAAGCCTGGTCCTTGAAGACGCGGAGACCACCGAAAAGGTCCATGACCTGATCGAGCAATACCGGCAGCAGTGCGATCGCGTCAGAGAGGCTTTCGAACACTCATTGGAGCGTTTTGAGCGAGGCGACGAGCTGCCGCCGGGTGTGATTAAAATGGTCAAGGTGTATGTGGCCATGAAGCGCAAGTTGTCCGTCGGCGACAAAATGGCAGGTCGGCATGGCAACAAAGGCGTGGTGTCGCGCATTCTGCCCATGGAAGATATGCCCTACTTCAACGACGGCACGCCTGTGGATATGGTTCTCAACCCCCTTGGCGTTCCGTCGCGTATGAACGTCGGCCAGATTCTCGAGATCCACCTCGGGCGCGCGGCCAAAGGGCTGGGAAATCAGATCACTCAAATGATCGAGGAAAAGCGGGTCGCCGATATGCGTGAAAAGATGAAGCGCATATTCGATGACAAGGAGACGGTCTCCGCCATAGAGGAGCTCAATGAAGACGGCGTCATGGCCATGGCACAAAATTATAGGAATGGTGTTTTTATGGCCACCCCTGTTTTCGACGGTGCCAAAGAGGAAGAGATCAAATCTTTGCTATCAGAGGCGGGTGTCTCTCCGACCGGTCAAGCGACGCTCTACGATGGTCATACCGGTGAACCTTTCAAGGAAAGGGTCACGGTCGGCACCATGTACATGCTCAAATTGCACCATCTGGTCGACGACAAGATTCATGCCCGTTCCATCGGTCCTTACTCTCTGGTGACGCAACAGCCCCTGGGCGGAAAGGCCCAATTCGGCGGTCAGCGCCTGGGTGAGATGGAAGTTTGGGCCATGGAGGCTTATGGTGCGGCGCATGCACTGCAGGAATTCTTGACCGTAAAATCCGATGACATGGCCGGCCGTACGCGTATGTACGAGAAGATCGTCAAGGGGCAGAACATCCTTGAGCCGGGGTTGCCGGAATCCTTCAAGGTGTTGACCAAGGAGCTGCAGGCTCTGGGGCTGGATGTTTCCCTCCTGGAAGAGAAAGATCTACCCAAGGAATAGGAACGCACCGTCGATGCAAGATCGCGGAAACGCGTTTGATATATTTTAATAATTTCCCAACCAGAGGAAATATTTATGGAAACTTTGTACGACTTTTTTGCCAAACCGACTGATCCACGTCAGTACCGGGGAGTTCGGGTCGCTCTGGCTTCTCCTGAGCAGATTCGGCAATGGTCTCACGGGGAAATTAAAAAGCCGGAAACAATCAACTATCGGACCTTCAAGCCCGAGCGAGACGGTCTGTTTTGTGCCAAGATTTTTGGACCGACCAAGGACTATGAGTGCAACTGCGGCAAGTACAAGCGGATGAAACATCGAGGCGTGATATGTGAAAAGTGCGGCGTCGAAGTGATTCAATCCAAGGTTCGCCGG
This Desulfatitalea tepidiphila DNA region includes the following protein-coding sequences:
- the rplJ gene encoding 50S ribosomal protein L10, with amino-acid sequence MNIDDKKQFVQELQERLGKSKVAILTDYKGLDVGAMTELRSKLREANIEYQVIKNTMLRLASEGTEVALIKDQFKGPSAIALSYDDPVAPAKILTEFAKTNNKFEIKCGVLNGSVMDLAAIKALSALPSREELLATVLSAMIAVPTSLVRALSDVPRRMLNVLQAIKEQKEQQAA
- a CDS encoding lytic transglycosylase, producing MKRNLILFSAITVIALSWGCSSMPFSGRSQATDRLNPSVRAQNEQSDVSRFGEEPAAGQQTPLTEAESSSDEVAALSDAIETPAIDGADTTNTAAEACAPDDAECLADMKENAVLDKEAQARLDEALDFCEVSQSAWQKGELDIAFEALDKAYSLILEIDSKQEAKLLQQKEDLRFLISKRILEIYASRNIVVNGHHDEIPMEMNRHIEAELRSFTTGREKPYFISAYQRSGKFRPYILQALKAAGLPEELSWLPLIESNFKVKALSKARALGLWQFIPSTGYKFGLKRDQYIDERIDFIKSTDAAIAYLKELHNIFGDWATVLAAYNCGEGRVLKVIQTQNINYLDNFWDLYQRLPLETARYVPRFFATLHIVKNPEKYGLEQVAFDPPLVYEEVEINRQVHLKDVGQAIGAELADLQELNPELRYSILPPEPYSLRVPTDHADKLLAALDTMPTSNVPQRAFVWHSVRRGETLGTISKRYRTSVTNIMRANNLRSSHFIRAGKRLKIPVRGSVAAVAAQQQLSKKDFSGVHHVHKGDSLWNIANRYQTTVKQIVALNNLTSNNLYIGQKLNIPGYKPEPLPDASQLTTYYVKSGDSPFTIAQKHNMALQRFLKINRLTAHSKIFPGQKLFIE
- the secE gene encoding preprotein translocase subunit SecE, with protein sequence MGRILKKKDPSKKKAQRLEKQQETAEGGSAEGASTSKAAVAQKKAATLVKQKPVSSEKNFFEKSIQFLREVKIELKKVTWPSRKQTMGSTVVVIILVMVISLFLGVVDFGLSNLIRAVLP
- the nusG gene encoding transcription termination/antitermination protein NusG, yielding MALQWYIVHVYSGFENKVKASLEERIASSPHPDKFGEVLVPTEEIVELVKGKRRTSARKFYPGYLLVRMELDDETWHIVNDTAKVTGFLGGRDKPTPLTDEEADRILNRMEAGKLKPQPKYFFETGDEVRVVDGPFTNFNGTVEEVNQEKGKIKVLVSIFGRSTPVELEFVQVTKL
- the rplL gene encoding 50S ribosomal protein L7/L12, whose translation is MADVTKQDVIDFIANMSVLELSELVKELEEKFGVSAAAPVAMVAAAGPAGDAGAAAEEKTEFDVILTTAGDKKIAVIKEVRAITGLGLKEAKELVDSAPKAVKEGIAKEEAEKIKAQLEEAGAQVELK
- the rplK gene encoding 50S ribosomal protein L11, whose translation is MAKKVMAQIKLQVEAGKATPSPPIGPALGQHGVNIMDFCKAFNARTANEAGMIIPVVITVYQDRTFTFITKTPPAAVLLKKAAKIAKGAADPKRDRVGKVTRAQVEEIAKLKMPDLNTNDLDAACLIISGTARSMGIEVV
- the rpmG gene encoding 50S ribosomal protein L33 codes for the protein MIVTLACGECKRRNYTTTKNKRTTPDKLEFSKYCRFCQKHTLHKETK
- the tuf gene encoding elongation factor Tu, which encodes MAKAKFERKKPHVNVGTIGHIDHGKTTLTAAITKHNGLKGMAEFVPFDQIDKAPEEKERGITIATAHVEYETVNRHYAHVDCPGHADYIKNMITGAAQMDGAILVVAADDGPMPQTREHILLARQVGVPRIVVFLNKCDMVDDEELIELVELELRELLTKYEFPGDDTPIIRGSALKALESDDPDSAEAKCIFELMNAIDTFIPEPKRDIDKPFLMPIEDVFSISGRGTVVTGRVERGIIKVGDNVEIVGIRPTIKTVCTGVEMFRKLLDEGQAGDNIGVLLRGTKRDEVERGQVVAVPGTITPHTKFKAEAYILSKEEGGRHTPFFNGYRPQFYFRTTDVTGILNLPEGVEMVMPGDNVAITAELITPIAMEKELRFAIREGGRTVGAGVVSEIIE
- the rplA gene encoding 50S ribosomal protein L1, which gives rise to MPKRGKKYLQAKSTIDTQKRYEFADAVESAIKASYAKFDETVDVSVRLGVDPRHADQMVRGTVVLPHGLGKEVKVLVFAKGEKEAEAKEAGADFVGNEDLIEKIQGGWFGFDKAVATPDMMGAVGKIGRVLGPRGLMPNAKTGTVTFEVAKAVQELKAGKIDFRVEKAGIVHAPMGKVSFGTDKIVQNISAFLETIVRLKPSSSKGTYLKGIAISTTMGPGIKIDAAVVKDLVK